The proteins below are encoded in one region of Sphingobacterium sp. R2:
- a CDS encoding regulatory protein RecX — MFNEENRKKKILTQRQAQLKAESYCAYQERAQQEVRDKLYSWGLSEEEVENVLADLIAENFLNEERFAIAYCNGKLRMKGWGKIKIKQALKLKRVSEPLIKIAFKQIDLDEYEQILSDLIDKKRREIGSKDFYTVKNKLYQFALSRGFESDLIFSVLNSKEL, encoded by the coding sequence ATGTTTAACGAAGAGAACAGAAAGAAAAAGATATTGACACAACGCCAGGCGCAGTTAAAGGCGGAGAGCTATTGTGCCTATCAGGAACGTGCCCAACAGGAAGTTCGCGATAAACTCTATAGTTGGGGACTGAGCGAAGAAGAAGTTGAAAATGTGCTCGCCGATTTAATTGCTGAAAACTTCCTCAACGAGGAACGATTCGCCATTGCGTATTGCAACGGAAAACTACGTATGAAAGGTTGGGGTAAAATAAAGATCAAACAGGCGCTGAAATTAAAAAGAGTATCCGAACCATTAATAAAAATTGCATTTAAACAGATCGACCTAGATGAATATGAGCAGATATTAAGTGACCTCATTGATAAAAAACGGCGTGAAATAGGTAGCAAGGATTTTTATACTGTGAAAAATAAGCTTTATCAATTTGCATTATCTCGTGGTTTTGAAAGTGATTTAATTTTTTCTGTACTGAATTCAAAGGAGTTATAA